In one window of Qipengyuania profundimaris DNA:
- a CDS encoding TauD/TfdA dioxygenase family protein, with protein sequence MSLKVEPSGQACGARVSGLDLSRPIGHDLAAEIRSAWLEHRVLAFPGQPANDDTLEAFTRAMGGFGEDPFFEPISGRKQIAAILREPAEQAPLFAENWHSDWSFLEHPPAGTCLMSFDIPPAGGDTLFANQVAAFDALPDGRKNELRALTAIHSAKLAYAPDGTYGEKDRAGDRSMAIRPDERANATQTHPLVHRHPETGEAALFSTLGYIIGIEGMAQTEAIALLTELSQWQSRDEFVYRHVWEPDMLIVWDNRAVLHKATGGYQGHRRELHRTTIAAWRP encoded by the coding sequence GTGAGTCTGAAGGTCGAGCCAAGCGGCCAGGCGTGCGGCGCACGCGTAAGCGGGCTCGACCTTTCCCGCCCGATCGGTCATGATCTGGCTGCGGAGATCCGGTCGGCCTGGCTCGAACATCGCGTCCTCGCTTTTCCCGGCCAACCGGCGAACGACGATACGCTCGAAGCGTTCACGCGCGCGATGGGCGGGTTCGGCGAGGATCCGTTTTTCGAACCCATCTCTGGGCGAAAGCAAATTGCCGCAATTCTCCGCGAGCCCGCCGAACAAGCACCGCTCTTCGCCGAGAACTGGCATAGCGACTGGAGCTTTCTGGAGCATCCTCCCGCCGGCACCTGTCTGATGTCCTTCGACATCCCGCCCGCAGGCGGCGACACCCTATTCGCAAACCAGGTCGCCGCATTCGATGCCTTGCCGGACGGGAGAAAAAACGAACTCCGCGCCCTGACTGCCATTCACAGCGCGAAGCTCGCCTATGCGCCCGATGGCACCTATGGCGAGAAGGATCGCGCGGGCGATCGTTCCATGGCGATCCGGCCCGATGAGAGGGCGAACGCGACCCAGACGCACCCACTCGTCCACCGCCACCCGGAGACCGGCGAGGCAGCCCTGTTCTCGACGCTCGGTTATATCATCGGCATCGAAGGGATGGCCCAGACCGAGGCGATCGCCCTCCTCACTGAGCTTTCGCAGTGGCAGTCCCGCGACGAATTCGTCTATCGCCACGTATGGGAACCCGACATGCTGATTGTGTGGGACAACCGCGCCGTGCTGCATAAGGCGACGGGCGGGTACCAAGGTCACAGGCGCGAATTGCATCGCACCACGATTGCGGCTTGGCGGCCTTAA
- a CDS encoding lysoplasmalogenase — protein MAHKALADHRPWLLLSLLAAVTYFFVMDDEIGGAWLMIWKGAGVGLLSVYAAARGRGTDGLLIAAVMAIAACADVALEISFLIGGGLFALSHLVAIALYLRNRRAKTSSSQRLAGLALVVLPAVIAAGMTRPLPNWELATAYGGLVGLMAAAAWTSRFPRYRVGIGAVMFVASDLLIFARESQTLPGELTEWLVWPLYYAAQFLIVTGVVQTLRGRKV, from the coding sequence ATGGCGCACAAAGCCCTTGCCGATCATCGCCCCTGGTTGCTGCTGAGCCTGCTTGCGGCGGTCACCTATTTCTTCGTCATGGACGACGAGATCGGTGGCGCGTGGCTCATGATCTGGAAAGGCGCGGGCGTCGGTTTACTTTCGGTCTACGCTGCCGCGCGGGGGAGGGGCACCGATGGGCTGCTGATTGCTGCGGTCATGGCGATCGCAGCCTGTGCCGACGTGGCGCTGGAGATCAGCTTTCTGATAGGAGGCGGGCTGTTCGCGCTTTCGCACCTCGTCGCGATCGCATTGTACCTGCGGAACCGGAGAGCGAAGACGAGTTCAAGCCAGCGGCTTGCCGGTCTGGCTCTGGTCGTGTTGCCTGCTGTCATCGCTGCCGGGATGACGCGCCCACTGCCGAACTGGGAACTTGCCACAGCCTATGGCGGGCTGGTCGGACTGATGGCCGCTGCCGCCTGGACGAGCCGCTTTCCGCGCTATCGCGTGGGGATCGGTGCCGTCATGTTCGTTGCGAGCGATCTGCTGATCTTCGCCCGCGAATCGCAAACCCTCCCCGGAGAGCTGACCGAATGGCTCGTCTGGCCGCTTTACTATGCCGCGCAGTTCCTGATCGTCACCGGCGTCGTCCAGACCCTGCGCGGTCGGAAGGTTTAA